Proteins encoded in a region of the Eschrichtius robustus isolate mEscRob2 chromosome 16, mEscRob2.pri, whole genome shotgun sequence genome:
- the MPV17L gene encoding mpv17-like protein isoform X2: MAGWGREVLRTARRYPWPTNVLLYAALFSAGDALQQRLRGGPADWRQTRHVATVAVAFHANFNYVWLRLLERVLPGRAPRAVLAKVLCDQAFGGPVYVSAFYFEWSDVLAFCTADQLQPRSCSLENSLHWALWFSVGHFPLLFTTGW; encoded by the exons ATGGCGGGCTGGGGGCGGGAGGTCTTGCGCACCGCCCGGCGCTACCCTTGGCCCACGAACGTGCTGCTCTACGCCGCGCTCTTCTCAGCCGGCGACGCGCTGCAGCAGCGGCTGCGGGGCGGCCCTGCCGACTGGCGGCAGACGCGGCACGTGGCCACCGTGGCCGTGGCCTTCCACGCAAACTTCAACTACGTGTGGCTGCGCCTGCTGGAGCGCGTGCTGCCGGGGCGCGCGCCGCGCGCCGTCCTGGCCAAGGTGCTGTGCGACCAGGCGTTCGGCGGGCCGGTGTACGTCTCTGCCTTCTACTTCG AGTGGTCTGATGTACTGGCCTTTTGTACAG CTGACCAACTTCAGCCTCGTTCCTGTTCACTGGAGAACAGCTTACACTGGGCTCTGTGGTTTTCTGTGGGCCACTTTCCTCTGCTTTTCACAACAGGGTGGTGA